Proteins encoded in a region of the Candidatus Nitrosomarinus catalina genome:
- the larE gene encoding ATP-dependent sacrificial sulfur transferase LarE produces MTKLDNLVKWFEDKNKVMIALSGGVDSAVVAYAAFQALGNSAIAVTADYKTLSQEELLSAKQVCSEIGIEQMILDYSELENEDFVKNDSNRCFHCRMELGDHLIKLAKTHCVEIIVDGTNIDDLGDYRPGIQALKENGIRSPLVETKFIKSEIRDIAKSVGLSVHDRPANSCLASRIPWGQRVTAERLTRIELGETLVKQITKLKQVRVRDIQGCAKIEVDKERISIFDENIINQLSEKLKVIGFTSVEIDKDGYKPGKINVISN; encoded by the coding sequence ATGACAAAATTAGATAATTTAGTAAAATGGTTTGAAGATAAAAACAAAGTAATGATTGCATTGTCAGGGGGTGTAGACAGTGCAGTTGTAGCATATGCTGCTTTTCAAGCATTAGGAAATTCTGCAATTGCAGTTACTGCAGATTACAAAACTTTGTCACAAGAAGAACTTCTATCAGCAAAACAAGTTTGTTCAGAAATAGGCATTGAACAAATGATTTTAGATTATAGTGAATTAGAAAACGAAGATTTTGTTAAAAATGACTCAAATCGGTGTTTTCATTGTAGAATGGAGTTAGGAGATCATTTAATCAAATTAGCTAAAACACATTGTGTAGAAATCATAGTTGATGGAACCAATATAGATGATTTAGGTGATTATCGTCCAGGAATTCAAGCCCTAAAAGAAAATGGAATTCGAAGTCCACTTGTAGAAACAAAATTTATCAAATCAGAGATTCGAGATATTGCTAAATCTGTTGGATTGTCTGTTCATGATAGACCAGCAAATTCATGTTTAGCATCTAGAATTCCCTGGGGTCAAAGAGTAACTGCAGAAAGACTAACTCGAATTGAATTAGGTGAGACTCTTGTTAAACAGATTACCAAACTAAAACAAGTTAGAGTCAGAGACATTCAAGGTTGTGCAAAAATTGAAGTAGATAAAGAAAGAATATCAATTTTTGATGAGAACATCATTAATCAATTAAGTGAAAAATTGAAAGTGATTGGATTTACTTCTGTTGAGATAGATAAAGACGGATACAAGCCTGGAAAAATTAATGTGATTTCAAATTGA
- a CDS encoding cysteine desulfurase family protein — translation MIYLDNAASTRIHDDVLNSMLPYLKEQYGNPSSIHKQGRLTRKAVNKARKQIASIINADPAEILITSGGTESNNTALNGISSQFPSSHIITTSIEHDAVLEPCKKLSSKGFKVDYLPVDKFGMINTLDLENAISEKTSVVSVMFGNNEVGTIQPIQKIAKICHENQIIFHTDAVQAVGKIPVDVKELDVDLLSISSHKLHGPKGIGALYIKNGVKIDPMILGGGQEFRLRSGTENVANIVGFGQACEIAQNHLDENILWIKKLQSQLVKKVLDEIPQVTFNGHVDYRLANNAHFTFLGINGEDLIIKLDEYGIAASTGSACSVNTQKASHVLKSMGFSLEQITGSLRLTVGILNTENEINETVEILKKVIEELRAVSPFKEKYSFESKN, via the coding sequence TTGATCTATTTAGATAATGCAGCATCAACACGAATTCATGATGATGTATTAAATTCAATGTTACCCTATCTTAAGGAACAATATGGAAATCCATCATCAATACATAAACAAGGGAGATTAACACGTAAGGCCGTCAATAAAGCACGAAAACAAATTGCATCTATTATTAATGCAGATCCTGCAGAAATTTTGATTACATCTGGAGGAACAGAATCTAACAATACAGCGCTAAATGGAATTTCATCACAATTTCCATCTAGTCATATTATTACAACATCTATTGAACATGATGCAGTTTTAGAACCTTGTAAAAAATTGAGTTCAAAAGGATTCAAAGTAGATTATCTGCCAGTAGATAAATTTGGTATGATCAATACATTAGATTTAGAAAATGCAATTTCTGAAAAAACAAGTGTTGTTTCAGTGATGTTTGGAAATAATGAAGTTGGAACAATTCAACCAATTCAAAAAATTGCCAAAATTTGCCATGAAAATCAAATTATTTTTCATACAGATGCAGTTCAAGCTGTAGGAAAGATTCCCGTAGATGTCAAAGAATTAGATGTAGATTTACTATCAATTTCATCTCATAAACTTCATGGTCCCAAAGGAATTGGGGCATTATACATCAAAAACGGAGTAAAGATAGATCCTATGATTTTGGGAGGAGGGCAAGAATTCAGGTTAAGATCTGGGACTGAAAATGTTGCAAATATTGTGGGATTTGGTCAAGCATGTGAAATTGCACAAAATCATCTAGATGAAAATATCTTATGGATAAAAAAACTTCAATCTCAACTAGTCAAAAAAGTATTAGATGAAATTCCGCAAGTTACTTTCAACGGTCACGTAGATTACAGATTAGCCAATAATGCTCATTTTACATTTTTAGGAATTAATGGGGAAGACCTCATTATCAAATTGGATGAATATGGAATTGCTGCATCTACTGGCTCAGCATGTTCAGTTAATACTCAAAAAGCATCACATGTTTTAAAATCAATGGGATTTTCTTTGGAACAAATTACAGGTTCTTTACGATTAACTGTAGGGATTTTGAATACAGAAAATGAGATTAATGAAACGGTAGAAATTCTCAAAAAAGTGATTGAAGAACTTCGTGCAGTTTCACCATTCAAAGAAAAATATTCTTTTGAATCTAAAAATTAA
- a CDS encoding PEFG-CTERM sorting domain-containing protein encodes MGTVFANTSLISVQTDNATYDEGDTIVISGQIKIIVGETPITLQLFKDGNMVEIAQINVSKDGNYSYPILAQGSMWQNQGEYVVKVTYGEGNIAETVFFYTPDSEVLTTTDTFEVNAGSSGTFDLDYTIRGGTISTISIDENIFGLVVDIDASDEGKIVLDLPRKYIDAEKQNGKDEVFIILIEKQNGDLIETTYNEETSHSEIRTLTIDFEEGDSKIQIIGTYVIPEFGTIVMIILTVGIMASILLTRNKFQIKI; translated from the coding sequence GTGGGAACTGTTTTTGCAAACACATCTTTAATTTCTGTTCAAACTGATAATGCTACTTATGATGAGGGTGACACAATTGTAATTTCTGGACAAATTAAAATAATTGTAGGCGAAACTCCTATCACATTACAACTATTCAAAGACGGGAACATGGTTGAAATTGCACAAATCAATGTTTCTAAAGATGGAAATTATTCTTACCCTATTCTTGCACAGGGTAGTATGTGGCAAAATCAGGGTGAATATGTTGTAAAAGTAACTTATGGTGAAGGAAATATCGCAGAAACTGTTTTTTTCTATACGCCTGATTCTGAAGTCCTAACAACAACTGATACTTTTGAAGTTAATGCAGGAAGTAGTGGAACATTTGATTTGGATTATACTATTAGAGGTGGAACAATATCTACTATATCTATTGATGAAAATATTTTTGGATTAGTTGTAGATATTGATGCATCTGATGAGGGAAAAATTGTTTTAGATTTACCTAGAAAATACATTGATGCTGAAAAACAAAATGGAAAAGATGAAGTCTTTATAATTTTGATTGAAAAACAAAATGGTGACCTTATTGAAACTACATACAATGAGGAAACATCTCATTCAGAAATTAGAACACTAACAATTGATTTTGAGGAAGGTGATTCAAAAATACAAATTATCGGTACTTACGTAATTCCTGAATTTGGTACAATTGTTATGATAATTTTGACAGTAGGGATTATGGCATCAATTCTGCTAACTCGAAATAAATTTCAAATTAAAATTTAA
- a CDS encoding PEFG-CTERM sorting domain-containing protein produces the protein MNSTTPLMLVALVAIVGTIGFASEAHADLPLTVQTDSATYGHDDTITVTGQVANVIPGNVPITVTVVSPMTSLVTIDQINVANDGSFETTMSTAGNLWKYDGTYTIKVNYGSLDNNVTVELSGGVEVVEKKHMDHGDDMHHDDVECGSGEVSIGGNCTSYDISGGQVTSATVNTDDNSVIININAMDDGVLTISPSESTQKGIFMVLVDGEESDDAEINGNTVIVPFGAETEQIEIIGTFVIPEFGTIAAMILAVAIISIVAISAKSRLSIVPRY, from the coding sequence ATGAATAGCACCACACCGTTAATGCTAGTAGCCCTAGTGGCAATAGTAGGTACCATAGGTTTCGCTTCGGAAGCACATGCAGATCTTCCTTTAACAGTTCAAACTGATTCAGCAACATATGGTCACGATGATACTATTACCGTTACAGGACAAGTAGCTAACGTAATTCCAGGAAATGTGCCAATCACAGTTACTGTGGTTAGTCCAATGACCTCACTTGTTACAATTGATCAAATCAATGTTGCAAATGATGGAAGTTTTGAGACAACAATGAGTACAGCTGGTAATTTGTGGAAATACGATGGTACATACACCATTAAAGTAAACTATGGTAGTTTAGACAATAACGTCACAGTTGAATTAAGTGGTGGAGTTGAAGTTGTTGAGAAAAAACACATGGATCATGGTGATGATATGCATCACGATGATGTAGAATGTGGTTCAGGTGAAGTAAGCATTGGAGGTAATTGTACTTCTTATGATATTTCAGGTGGACAAGTAACAAGTGCAACAGTAAACACAGATGATAATTCAGTCATCATCAACATTAATGCAATGGATGATGGTGTATTGACAATCAGTCCTTCAGAATCAACACAAAAAGGTATCTTTATGGTATTAGTTGATGGCGAGGAATCAGATGATGCAGAAATTAACGGTAACACAGTTATCGTTCCATTTGGTGCAGAAACTGAACAAATTGAAATTATCGGTACCTTTGTAATTCCAGAGTTTGGTACAATTGCAGCCATGATTCTAGCAGTCGCAATTATCTCAATAGTTGCAATCTCTGCAAAATCAAGACTTAGCATCGTTCCAAGATACTAA
- a CDS encoding PEFG-CTERM sorting domain-containing protein, whose product MSVTSVNQDAFAKDAGMSLTAIAEEDGTIISISGETTSNITDVTLRVISPNGSNVVAVDQLTPDANGEFSTQFNVSNWTQDGMYEIKANQGTSLLYSITVSVDVNGGLTAETSATNSSMVDNYASSEAIAITSASSDEMGGLSISANAMEGSDTIEITGQTSKTNQDVTFTVTSPNGNLVSVDQVSPESDGSFAADILVGGPLWSQDGAYTVTAQQGNDSMFIDSVEVEVADGLVVPEFGTIAAMILAVAIISIVAISAKSRLSIVPRY is encoded by the coding sequence ATGTCCGTAACCTCGGTTAACCAAGACGCCTTTGCAAAAGACGCTGGTATGTCATTAACAGCAATTGCTGAAGAAGATGGAACAATAATTTCTATTTCTGGAGAAACTACATCAAATATCACTGATGTAACTCTTAGAGTAATATCTCCAAATGGATCAAATGTTGTTGCAGTTGATCAACTAACCCCAGATGCAAACGGAGAATTTAGTACACAATTCAATGTTTCCAACTGGACACAAGATGGAATGTATGAAATTAAAGCCAATCAAGGAACATCCCTACTTTACAGCATCACAGTAAGCGTTGATGTAAATGGTGGATTGACTGCAGAAACATCTGCAACCAACTCTAGTATGGTTGACAACTATGCCAGCTCTGAAGCAATAGCAATAACTAGTGCCTCATCTGATGAGATGGGAGGATTGTCTATTTCAGCCAATGCTATGGAAGGATCAGATACTATTGAAATAACTGGTCAAACCAGCAAAACCAATCAAGATGTTACATTTACTGTAACATCTCCAAACGGTAATCTAGTCAGTGTTGACCAAGTATCTCCAGAATCAGATGGTAGTTTTGCTGCTGATATCCTAGTTGGAGGTCCATTATGGTCCCAAGATGGAGCATACACAGTAACTGCTCAACAAGGCAATGATTCAATGTTTATTGATTCTGTAGAAGTTGAAGTAGCAGATGGATTAGTAGTTCCAGAGTTTGGTACAATTGCAGCCATGATTCTAGCAGTCGCAATTATCTCAATAGTTGCAATCTCTGCAAAATCAAGACTTAGCATCGTTCCAAGATACTAA
- a CDS encoding PEFG-CTERM sorting domain-containing protein gives MKTQLMIFALFGILITSVGISQASAENGVIEVSTDKLNYSDGETMLIFGEITNMVSGDQLSILIQSPNGNLVALDQLTVGEDDQFSTEIKLGGKLMNLEGIYTIKVQYRDHSTTTSFNFGGVTNPHVTELDEVIVEDSVIEDEIIEDSFIENSVIFDSVVTATSVSVQDSTDLISYEITNAKLLNVIPDLDAVSLLIYIETTDEGSITLAIPRSVLDASINDGDDEFFVLVDGEEVDFEEIRTSVDRTLTIDFLAGTEQIEIIGTFVIPEFGTIAAMILAVAIISIVAISAKSRLSLLSRY, from the coding sequence GTGAAAACTCAATTAATGATTTTTGCACTATTTGGGATTTTAATTACAAGTGTTGGTATTTCTCAAGCATCTGCAGAAAATGGAGTTATTGAAGTTTCTACTGATAAACTCAATTATTCTGATGGAGAAACAATGCTAATTTTTGGTGAAATAACAAATATGGTTTCAGGAGATCAACTTAGTATCCTTATTCAATCACCTAATGGAAATTTGGTTGCACTTGATCAATTGACAGTTGGAGAAGATGATCAATTTAGTACAGAAATTAAACTTGGTGGAAAATTAATGAATCTAGAAGGGATTTATACAATTAAAGTTCAATACAGAGATCATTCTACAACCACTTCTTTTAATTTTGGTGGAGTTACTAATCCACATGTAACTGAATTAGATGAAGTAATTGTTGAAGATTCTGTAATTGAAGATGAAATAATTGAAGATTCATTTATTGAAAATTCTGTAATTTTTGATTCAGTAGTTACTGCAACCAGTGTTTCAGTTCAAGATTCTACTGATTTAATATCCTATGAAATTACTAATGCAAAATTACTAAATGTGATACCTGATTTAGATGCAGTCTCATTGTTAATTTACATTGAAACAACTGATGAAGGTTCAATTACATTAGCAATTCCAAGGTCTGTTTTGGATGCATCCATTAATGATGGAGATGATGAATTTTTTGTATTAGTTGATGGGGAAGAAGTAGACTTTGAAGAAATTAGGACTTCTGTAGATCGAACTCTAACTATTGACTTTCTTGCAGGAACTGAACAAATTGAAATTATCGGTACCTTTGTAATTCCAGAGTTTGGTACAATTGCAGCCATGATTCTAGCAGTCGCAATTATCTCAATAGTTGCAATCTCTGCAAAATCAAGACTTAGCCTGCTGTCAAGATATTAA